The Primulina tabacum isolate GXHZ01 chromosome 1, ASM2559414v2, whole genome shotgun sequence genome contains the following window.
ATGCTGCTCATCTGACTTTGAACTCATACAACATTTCGCTAGCCATTTTATATGCATTACCAACAACGACTTTGAACTTATCGGTATTAGATGCGTGGTGTGTTCATTTCAGAAAGCTTGCTAAAAAATTTGTTGCAAATATGTAGTTGAATATTTTTAATCGTTGGCTTAAAGATTTTACGAATGGATTACAACGAGAGGGGGTCAATGCATAGGGACACATTTAGTTGAAATCTGCACAAGACCAATCAAAGGTGTTGAATCTGTGGATGTGTATACATCTTTGTTCGTATCCAATAAAATGGTTGTGTAGTGAAGCAACTTAATTTACCTTTTTTGGTTTAAGAAAGGTAAATTGATAAATGGTGTAGAATCAAATATCCATAGTTTTGATACAGCAACTGTACACAATTTTGTCAAATGAAGGCCTGAAGCTTTGTTCTGAAGAACCAACCCCTTCCAAAATAAACCATTACAGCGAAATATGAATCAAAAGTAAATGTAATTGTTACATCTTACGTCTCCAAAACAAAGCCCTTCGTGAAACACGAAATTCGCACAAATCTATTCGATCCAAACACACGAGTCCGCGGCAGCAAAGTTGATTTGGAAGTTTGAGATGCGCAAAAAATTAACGTCTAGCTAAGCTCAATCTTACCCCAAAAGTGCCGCATGATATGTCGTAACGTCAACCTCCTCTTAGCAACCGTCTAGCTAAGCTCAATCTTCCGCCATGACCCAAGCGCAAGAACAGTGACAATTTCGCATGGTTCTCCACCAATTCTTCAATAACCCTAACTTTCTCGTCTTCGGTCAACTCAGGAATTGTTTCCATGACCTTTAACACATTGTCTTGGTCATTGCGCATCTTCTCATCACCTGCTTCTTTTTGTCTTGCTAATTGTTTGATAAGGTCATTCATTGTGTCTTTGGTGATGGTTGCGAAATTGTTTATGGCTTCCATTATCGCATCGTCAGCAGCGTCTACATTTTTCCGTTTCTTACCCTTTGATTTCGCAGCACATATGGGTCGCGAGGACGGTGTGACAGATACAGAGATGGACTCATCACCTCCCTCATGAACAGAGAACAATGCGTCTAGATTCATACCTGTATCGTTAGCCACTTCAGGTGTCATGGTAAGAATCTCTTGAACTGCAGCAGCAAAATGTTCAGCTTTCTCTCCGGTTGCACGATCATTACCGAAGATTTCGCACCAATCATGGTAAAAGGTCCACCTTTTGTGTCTCATTGACCTGACGTTTTGGTCTGCCTGTGAATTTATTATGACAGAGTAATGCCACGAGTCATTTTATTGGAACAAAAATTGACAAGTATTGTTGGAAACAAAAATACCTTTATTAGTGCATCCCAAATGTCGTTTGAAGCTTCAATGGTCTTCTCTGTGTCGTTCCATCCGACTCCACTTTTACTTAGTATTGTCACCAAAGATCCGTACAGTTTCTTCCAGACATGAACTTTAGAGTTAATATGTGGGTTCCCACGTATATTTGTGTCAGGAAACGCAACTTTCATTCGATTCTCAAGAAAAGCCAAATAGCCTAGCCGAAATCCGTTGTCGCTTTTCCAACCTTCTGCGGACGCATCTTTTAGTGCTTGTATTAGAAACTCTTCTTCACGTTCACTCCAACTACGTCTTGTCTTATCAACTTTTTTGGCTTTATCAACAAAACTCTCGGGAGTTGCAAAACTATCCATAATTACGATGTTGACACTGCCGTTGTCTTCCACCTGGTAGTAACACACCACAATGGTTAGCCTTGTCACATTAGTTTAGTCTACATAACATCACATTTTCAAACAACAAAGAAATATATAATTGGTTGGACTAGATTCAAACATAATAACATCAAATGCATTCAAGTTATGTAGATTAAAAATTAAGTAACATCAAATGTGAAAAATACTTGAATGCCAAAGTTATAACGAAAGAGTTACAAAAAACATAATGATTTAGGTTAGATTCATCCACATAGACATAGCAAGGTTCTCCCGCCAACTATCCCAATCATCCGACGCTTCCAAACTAGTGATGAACTCATCTTGCATCTCATTCTCCGGACTGACTACATCATCGATGACTTCCTCAATTGGATCGTCGGGCATCTCAGACCTGATGAAGTTATGCAGCAGTATACACGCCATTATGATTCTGTTTTGGGTTTTTAGTGGATAGAACGAAGGACTTCGAAGTATGGCCCATCTTTTTTTCAACAAACCGAAGGCTCTTTCGATTATGTTTCGGGCTTGAGAGTGTCTCCAGTTAAATAACTCCTTATAATTTTGTGGCCCATTTGCACGGTTTCCCCAGGCATCCCTATGATAGCGTACTCGCCTGTAAGGAGTCAAGAACCCCTCTACATTTGCATATCCATTGTCACATAGGTAATAACAGCCTACAAATAAGATATTAGTTTACAACGTATGagaacaatattttaaaaacaagtATCATCAATTCAAAGTTCATAATAGCAAAAAAGATTATCACAACCTCTTGGAATTTTCAGTGTCTCGTCATGAGTCACGGCATCTTTAAGCACCCTGGCATCTGCAGCAGATCCCTCCCACCCCGTAAGTGCATATATGAACTTCATCTCACGGTCGCAAACCCCAAGAACGTTGACTGCGATAGTACCATTTCTTGTTCTATATCGTGCCTTGTCCACGGTAGGTACATGTACACTTATATACGTTCCGTCTAATGCACCAAGACATCCCTGTACAGTTTAACATTAATAACTACAAATCAATGTATTTATCAAAAACATCACACCTCAGTAGTTAAAATGTTTACTTCGTACAGTTTGTTGAAAAAGGTTTGACATTACCTTGAACCATTTTCAACCTTCGTTGGTGCACGAATCATCGACAGGAGACGGTTTGACCAGTAGTAAAGGATGTAACATGAGAATTGATTGGAGCACTTGATGGAAATGAGTGCTGATTGTATGGCCACTACGTACATAGTCATGTCCAACAACTctatttttcttgtgatgagCCAATACAGACAAAACATGCTCACCTTCTCTTGAATACAGACATATCTAGACTCTACTAGTCCTCCAACATGAGTTAGCAAGTAACACAAGCGTAGAAATGCATTCCTGTTCATTCGCAAGTTCAGCACACATTGAACGTCTCCTATCTCAACAATCCTGTGTAAATGGTTCGTTTGCACACTTATTCTTTCTGTGATGCTATAGGACATTGTTCTTGTACGCTTGCTGCGACGTCGTTGCGCATGTTTATTCAGTACATGTCGTCTCACGAGTAACATAACCAACAATGCTCGACACATTATTTGGTGCAGCAACACAAAATGAGTAATGTGTCTACGCATAATAGCCAGCTATGGAAGAAACTTCAGAgagaaataaaattcaaaatgggGTTAAGaatgaaattttgaaaacacAATACAAGTACAAATACTGAAGATATTAAACCTTAACAATTATTGTTTAGAAATCAATGGTTATGAATACGTTAACACATTCTTCGAATAGTGTGTAAATTGCATTACAAAATGCAGTATTAAAATGCACACAACAACATCTTCACAATATTATAAACATTTCTATTAACTTTAAAACTTCGACATTGTAGTGAGCAACAAATCAACAGTTGTTTACTCCGAAATGGTCTTCAGTAGTTATGTTGTTACGTAAATAAGATGGAGAAGATGCGTTGCAGAAGATGAGCcttacaaaacaaaaaaaaattgtggcTGCAAACAAATATGCTACAAACAATTTAGAACGCAAAATTCATTTCAACGTCTGGAATAACAAAAAAAGAGATCCAATGTCGTATTTCAGAAAGCAAGATAAGTAAAGAGATCGCATTTACCGACACCGTGATGGCCTCCTCACAATTCTCAATTTTCGCACGACACAGCAGCAACTTGAACCTACCAAAACTTAATTTCGACAACAGATTACCAAAAAAAAGCGTTTACAAGAAGTCGTTCGAAGCGTGTTTACCTGATTTATGTACTTCTCGCAGCACACAACGAAAACCTAGCACATCGCGTCTGTTCGTACGTTGTCCTCAAGATGAAGGCTGAATTATTGTTGGGGTTCTCCAGGGTAATTTAGGAAAATGCTGCCTTGATAGATACAAGGATTAATAATATTGGGCTGATGTAAGGGTTTATTTTAACCCACTCAGTAGAGGCTAGTCCATT
Protein-coding sequences here:
- the LOC142511902 gene encoding uncharacterized protein LOC142511902, producing the protein MDSFATPESFVDKAKKVDKTRRSWSEREEEFLIQALKDASAEGWKSDNGFRLGYLAFLENRMKVAFPDTNIRGNPHINSKVHVWKKLYGSLVTILSKSGVGWNDTEKTIEASNDIWDALIKADQNVRSMRHKRWTFYHDWCEIFGNDRATGEKAEHFAAAVQEILTMTPEVANDTGMNLDALFSVHEGGDESISVSVTPSSRPICAAKSKGKKRKNVDAADDAIMEAINNFATITKDTMNDLIKQLARQKEAGDEKMRNDQDNVLKVMETIPELTEDEKVRVIEELVENHAKLSLFLRLGHGGRLSLARRLLRGG